A genomic window from Lotus japonicus ecotype B-129 chromosome 1, LjGifu_v1.2 includes:
- the LOC130728308 gene encoding uncharacterized protein LOC130728308, whose translation MSLKVDDVSKIDAFKETWAIVVKVVRLWLTPSYSGSKLPSSLEMGCKIHASIRRTLVYRFKNQLVEGRVYQISFFGVCENGGDFRTTSYPYKVNFQMHTSVRLMANTPITGKPFFFMPLSDVVFKDPDTSFLIDVIGILTGSSGEQEFEKHGKVQKRITLEIEQEGFNKLRMRMGQRATSGMHKDPIFLFSASINLCNLPPLLD comes from the exons ATGTCTCTCAAAGTTGATGATGTGTCCAAGATTGATGCTTTCAAAGAAACTTGGGCCATTGTTGTGAAGGTTGTACGGTTGTGGTTAACTCCTAGCTACTCTGGATCTAAGCTTCCTTCATCGTTGGAAATG ggCTGCAAAATACATGCTTCAATCCGGCGTACTTTAGTCTACCGATTCAAGAATCAGTTGGTTGAGGGTCGTGTATACCAGATATCATTTTTTGGTGTTTGTGAGAACGGTGGTGATTTCAGGACGACCTCTTATCCATACAAGGTTAATTTTCAAATGCATACCAGTGTTAGGCTTATGGCTAACACCCCCATCACAGGAAAGCCTTTTTTCTTCATGCCTCTGTCTGATGTTGTCTTCAAGGATCCTGATACCTCATTCCTCATAg aTGTTATAGGTATCTTGACTGGCTCCTCTGGGGAGCAGGAGTTTGAGAAGCATGGTAAAGTGCAAAAGAGGATCACACTAGAAATTGAACAGGAAGG ATTCAATAAACTAAGAATGAGGATGGGTCAACGAGCAACAAGTGGAATGCATAAGGAtcctatttttctttttagtgCTTCTATAAATTTATGTAACCTCCCCCCATTGTTAGATTAA
- the LOC130728309 gene encoding desiccation protectant protein Lea14 homolog isoform X1 → MRLGLVSLSVISGVSLIFAVLKMSQLLDKAKAFVAEKVANMPMPEASVTDVDFKKVSRECVEYLAKISVSNPYSTPIPICEINYTLKSAGREIASGTIPDPGSLKASDTTLLEVPVKVAHSILLSIAKDIGADWDIDYHLDIGLVIDLPVIGNFTIPLSQKGEIKLPTITDMFA, encoded by the exons ATGAGACTGGGTTTGGTGTCATTAAGCGTTATCAGTGGAGTGAGTCTGATATTTGCAGTGTTGAAAATGTCGCAGTTGTTGGATAAAGCCAAAGCCTTTGTTGCTGAGAAAGTGGCCAACATGCCTATGCCTGAGGCCAGTGTTACAGACGTTGACTTCAAGAAGGTGAGTCGCGAGTGTGTTGAGTACCTGGCTAAGATCTCTGTTTCCAACCCTTATTCAACACCGATTCCTATCTGTGAGATCAACTACACCCTCAAAAGTGCTGGCAG GGAGATAGCATCAGGCACCATACCAGACCCAGGTTCACTGAAGGCAAGTGACACAACACTGCTGGAAGTGCCGGTGAAGGTAGCTCACAGCATATTGCTGAGCATAGCAAAGGACATTGGTGCTGATTGGGACATAGACTATCATTTGGATATTGGTCTTGTCATTGACCTCCCAGTCATTGGCAACTTCACCATTCCTCTTTCTCAGAAGGGAGAGATCAAGCTCCCAACCATCACTGACATGTTTGCCTAG
- the LOC130728311 gene encoding golgin candidate 3 isoform X1 has product MWGTIANLKENLNKIALDVHFDDEDDDGVGIPPYGSPAHGESTPVSDRRNSYGHTRARSIPRSPASNGTSTTDPPYASEIEQYKAEIKRLQASEAEIKALSINYAALLKEKEDQINRLNKENGSLKQNMEATSPASANGTYKVKDQSSNRQHRITTPTKNRYAINNGTMSSLDSDAIQSPMVSNSNSQAKDKELADLAEGKNSLTAAVQVQHAHEIQKLKLELEQERDKLASIQLNFHEEQKLNKSTQEELKLLKLERDKTTNEMKKLHNDLNEKVSEIKRLQLELTRREDEAAGDAVDSSKRLIETLEKENTALKMEKNELEAALKASRMSFSQKMSPSASQIQNKESSSISDMSDPSKSFPGKEEMEISLQKLSKDLKETQREKDKAVQELTRLKQHLLEKESEESEKMDEDTKIIEELRDRNNYLKDQISNLERALKQSTANQEKLKMENSNEILKSREIIDDLNKKLTNCMNTIDAKNTELLNLQTALGQYYAEIEAKEYLEGELARAREETAKLSQLLKDADGRADVFRSEKEEIFAKLSQSEKVQSEWRSRVSKLEEENSRLRRALEQNMTRLNRMSVDSDFLVDRRIVIKLLVTYFQRNHSKEVLDLMVRMLGFSNEDKERIGHAQQGPGKGVVRGVFGLPGRLVGGILGGSSNESAANAGSDNQSFADLWVDFLLKETEEREKRELAGSTREPMDDSPSLDKSPNINSASPQLSNQRFSTGSASISSPTNQNVSPFPRGYFQHGEQTGSEFSTVPLTTTDSKTSGSYRLPRY; this is encoded by the exons ATGTGGGGCACCATTGCCAATTTGAAGGAGAATCTCAACAAGATCGCCCTCGATGTTCACTTCGACGACGAAGACGATGATGGCGTCGGAATCCCGCCGTACGGAAGCCCCGCTCACGGCGAGTCTACACCCGTCTCCGATCGCCGGAATTCCTACGGCCACACGCGTGCCAGATCGATACCTAGGTCGCCGGCGTCGAACGGGACATCAACAACGGATCCTCCCTATGCTTCTGAG ATAGAACAATATAAGGCAGAAATCAAGAGACTTCAAGCATCAGAGGCAGAAATTAAAGCACTATCAATTAATTATGCAGCTCTACTAAAAGAAAAAGAG GATCAGATCAATAGATTGAATAAAGAAAATGGCTCATTAAAACAGAATATGGAGGCTACAAGTCCAGCATCCGCCAATGGCACTTACAAAGTCAAG GACCAATCATCGAATCGACAACATAGGATCACAACTCCAACGAAAAATCGTTATGCTATAAACAACGGAACCATGTCTTCTCTGGATTCTGATGCAATTCAAAGTCCGATGGTATCTAATTCAAACTCACAAGCAAAGGACAAG GAGCTAGCAGATTTGGCAGAGGGAAAAAATAGTCTCACCGCAGCAGTACAAGTACAACATGCTCATGAGATACAAAAATTGAAGTTAGAACTGGAGCAAGAACGAGATAAATTGGCAAGCATTCAGCTAAATTTCCATG AGGAACAGAAATTGAACAAGTCTACACAGGAGGAGCTTAAATTATTAAAGTTGGAAAGGGACAAA ACAACAAACGAGATGAAGAAATTACACAATGATTTGAATGAGAAAGTATCAGAAATAAAACGTTTGCAATTAGAGTTGACTCGACGGGAAGATGAAGCAGCAGGTGATGCTGTGGATAGCTCAAAAAGACTAATTGAAACTTTAGAGAAGGAAAACACCGCTCTCAAG ATGGAAAAGAATGAACTTGAGGCTGCACTGAAAGCAAGTAGGATGTCTTTTTCTCAAAAAATGTCACCTAGTGCTTCTCAGATTCAGAACAAGGAATCAAGTAGTATCAGTGAT ATGTCAGATCCTTCCAAAAGTTTTCCAGGGAAAGAAGAGATGGAAATATCCTTACAAAAGCTAAGTAAAGATTTGAAGGAAACACAGCGGGAGAAGGACAAAGCAGTACAAGAATTGACCCGCCTTAAACAACATTTGTTAGAAAAG GAATCTGAAGAATCAGAAAAAATGGATGAGGATACCAAAATCATTGAAGAACTACGTGAtagaaataattatttaaaggATCAAATTTCAAATCTTGAGAGAGCTCTGAAGCAGTCAACTGCAAATCAGGAGAAACTGAAGATGGAAAACAGCAATGAAATTCTTAAGTCCAGGGAAATCATTGATGACCTGAACAAGAAGCTTACGAACTGTATGAACACAATAGATGCTAAGAACACTGAACTTTTAAATCTACAGACAGCTCTTGGACAGTATTATGCCGAAATTGAAGCTAag GAATATTTAGAAGGAGAGTTGGCTCGTGCAAGGGAAGAAACAGCTAAGCTTTCTCAACTGTTGAAA GATGCAGATGGCAGAGCAGATGTATTTAGgagtgaaaaagaagaaatctTCGCCAAGCTTTCTCAATCTGAGAAGGTACAATCTGAGTGGAGAAGTAGAGTAAGCAAGCTCGAGGAAGAAAACTCTAGATTGAGGCGAGCTCTTGAACAAAACATGACACGGTTAAATAGAATGTCAGTGGATTCTGATTTTCTCGTTGACAG GCGCATTGTGATAAAGCTACTTGTAACTTATTTCCAGAGAAACCACAGCAAGGAG GTTTTGGATCTAATGGTTCGCATGCTGGGATTCTCAAATGAGGACAAGGAAAGGATAGGTCATGCTCAACAAGGTCCAGGAAAAGGTGTTGTCCGTGGTGTTTTTGGGTTGCCTGGTCGCCTGGTTGGAGGTATCTTGGGAGGAAGTTCAAATGAATCAGCTGCAAATGCGGGATCTGATAACCAG TCCTTTGCAGATCTTTGGGTTGATTTTCTTCTCAAGGAAAcggaagaaagagagaagagggAGCTGGCAGGAAGCACGCGTGAACCCATGGATGATTCACCTTCACTTGATAAGAGTCCAAATATTAATTCTGCTTCTCCACAACTTTCCAATCAGCGGTTTAGTACTGGATCAGCATCGATTAGTTCACCTACTAATCAGAACGTGAGCCCTTTCCCTCGTGGATATTTTCAGCATGGTGAACAAACTGGTTCTGAGTTCTCAACTGTTCCTCTTACAACAACAGATAGCAAAACATCTGGTTCATACCGTCTTCCTAGATACTGA
- the LOC130728309 gene encoding desiccation protectant protein Lea14 homolog isoform X2: MELLDKAKAFVAEKVANMPMPEASVTDVDFKKVSRECVEYLAKISVSNPYSTPIPICEINYTLKSAGREIASGTIPDPGSLKASDTTLLEVPVKVAHSILLSIAKDIGADWDIDYHLDIGLVIDLPVIGNFTIPLSQKGEIKLPTITDMFA, from the exons ATGGAG TTGTTGGATAAAGCCAAAGCCTTTGTTGCTGAGAAAGTGGCCAACATGCCTATGCCTGAGGCCAGTGTTACAGACGTTGACTTCAAGAAGGTGAGTCGCGAGTGTGTTGAGTACCTGGCTAAGATCTCTGTTTCCAACCCTTATTCAACACCGATTCCTATCTGTGAGATCAACTACACCCTCAAAAGTGCTGGCAG GGAGATAGCATCAGGCACCATACCAGACCCAGGTTCACTGAAGGCAAGTGACACAACACTGCTGGAAGTGCCGGTGAAGGTAGCTCACAGCATATTGCTGAGCATAGCAAAGGACATTGGTGCTGATTGGGACATAGACTATCATTTGGATATTGGTCTTGTCATTGACCTCCCAGTCATTGGCAACTTCACCATTCCTCTTTCTCAGAAGGGAGAGATCAAGCTCCCAACCATCACTGACATGTTTGCCTAG
- the LOC130728311 gene encoding golgin candidate 3 isoform X2, giving the protein MEATSPASANGTYKVKDQSSNRQHRITTPTKNRYAINNGTMSSLDSDAIQSPMVSNSNSQAKDKELADLAEGKNSLTAAVQVQHAHEIQKLKLELEQERDKLASIQLNFHEEQKLNKSTQEELKLLKLERDKTTNEMKKLHNDLNEKVSEIKRLQLELTRREDEAAGDAVDSSKRLIETLEKENTALKMEKNELEAALKASRMSFSQKMSPSASQIQNKESSSISDMSDPSKSFPGKEEMEISLQKLSKDLKETQREKDKAVQELTRLKQHLLEKESEESEKMDEDTKIIEELRDRNNYLKDQISNLERALKQSTANQEKLKMENSNEILKSREIIDDLNKKLTNCMNTIDAKNTELLNLQTALGQYYAEIEAKEYLEGELARAREETAKLSQLLKDADGRADVFRSEKEEIFAKLSQSEKVQSEWRSRVSKLEEENSRLRRALEQNMTRLNRMSVDSDFLVDRRIVIKLLVTYFQRNHSKEVLDLMVRMLGFSNEDKERIGHAQQGPGKGVVRGVFGLPGRLVGGILGGSSNESAANAGSDNQSFADLWVDFLLKETEEREKRELAGSTREPMDDSPSLDKSPNINSASPQLSNQRFSTGSASISSPTNQNVSPFPRGYFQHGEQTGSEFSTVPLTTTDSKTSGSYRLPRY; this is encoded by the exons ATGGAGGCTACAAGTCCAGCATCCGCCAATGGCACTTACAAAGTCAAG GACCAATCATCGAATCGACAACATAGGATCACAACTCCAACGAAAAATCGTTATGCTATAAACAACGGAACCATGTCTTCTCTGGATTCTGATGCAATTCAAAGTCCGATGGTATCTAATTCAAACTCACAAGCAAAGGACAAG GAGCTAGCAGATTTGGCAGAGGGAAAAAATAGTCTCACCGCAGCAGTACAAGTACAACATGCTCATGAGATACAAAAATTGAAGTTAGAACTGGAGCAAGAACGAGATAAATTGGCAAGCATTCAGCTAAATTTCCATG AGGAACAGAAATTGAACAAGTCTACACAGGAGGAGCTTAAATTATTAAAGTTGGAAAGGGACAAA ACAACAAACGAGATGAAGAAATTACACAATGATTTGAATGAGAAAGTATCAGAAATAAAACGTTTGCAATTAGAGTTGACTCGACGGGAAGATGAAGCAGCAGGTGATGCTGTGGATAGCTCAAAAAGACTAATTGAAACTTTAGAGAAGGAAAACACCGCTCTCAAG ATGGAAAAGAATGAACTTGAGGCTGCACTGAAAGCAAGTAGGATGTCTTTTTCTCAAAAAATGTCACCTAGTGCTTCTCAGATTCAGAACAAGGAATCAAGTAGTATCAGTGAT ATGTCAGATCCTTCCAAAAGTTTTCCAGGGAAAGAAGAGATGGAAATATCCTTACAAAAGCTAAGTAAAGATTTGAAGGAAACACAGCGGGAGAAGGACAAAGCAGTACAAGAATTGACCCGCCTTAAACAACATTTGTTAGAAAAG GAATCTGAAGAATCAGAAAAAATGGATGAGGATACCAAAATCATTGAAGAACTACGTGAtagaaataattatttaaaggATCAAATTTCAAATCTTGAGAGAGCTCTGAAGCAGTCAACTGCAAATCAGGAGAAACTGAAGATGGAAAACAGCAATGAAATTCTTAAGTCCAGGGAAATCATTGATGACCTGAACAAGAAGCTTACGAACTGTATGAACACAATAGATGCTAAGAACACTGAACTTTTAAATCTACAGACAGCTCTTGGACAGTATTATGCCGAAATTGAAGCTAag GAATATTTAGAAGGAGAGTTGGCTCGTGCAAGGGAAGAAACAGCTAAGCTTTCTCAACTGTTGAAA GATGCAGATGGCAGAGCAGATGTATTTAGgagtgaaaaagaagaaatctTCGCCAAGCTTTCTCAATCTGAGAAGGTACAATCTGAGTGGAGAAGTAGAGTAAGCAAGCTCGAGGAAGAAAACTCTAGATTGAGGCGAGCTCTTGAACAAAACATGACACGGTTAAATAGAATGTCAGTGGATTCTGATTTTCTCGTTGACAG GCGCATTGTGATAAAGCTACTTGTAACTTATTTCCAGAGAAACCACAGCAAGGAG GTTTTGGATCTAATGGTTCGCATGCTGGGATTCTCAAATGAGGACAAGGAAAGGATAGGTCATGCTCAACAAGGTCCAGGAAAAGGTGTTGTCCGTGGTGTTTTTGGGTTGCCTGGTCGCCTGGTTGGAGGTATCTTGGGAGGAAGTTCAAATGAATCAGCTGCAAATGCGGGATCTGATAACCAG TCCTTTGCAGATCTTTGGGTTGATTTTCTTCTCAAGGAAAcggaagaaagagagaagagggAGCTGGCAGGAAGCACGCGTGAACCCATGGATGATTCACCTTCACTTGATAAGAGTCCAAATATTAATTCTGCTTCTCCACAACTTTCCAATCAGCGGTTTAGTACTGGATCAGCATCGATTAGTTCACCTACTAATCAGAACGTGAGCCCTTTCCCTCGTGGATATTTTCAGCATGGTGAACAAACTGGTTCTGAGTTCTCAACTGTTCCTCTTACAACAACAGATAGCAAAACATCTGGTTCATACCGTCTTCCTAGATACTGA
- the LOC130728307 gene encoding probable WRKY transcription factor 56, whose amino-acid sequence MGDPMESQNPPPPPLLLLPPPQNNTFTTTTNPFLFNMSPQDHNQGFSDIDWGNLFCGQSSSSLLLDGDYHANKETTGIDPCGSSSDFLMMNESGGAQDYHHEGEKGGKEKRIKVGRVKKTTKVPRFAFQTRSVDDILDDGYRWRKYGQKAVKNSTYPRSYYRCTHHTCNVKKQVQRLSKDTSIVVTTYEGIHNHPCEKLMETLTPLLKQIQFLASL is encoded by the exons ATGGGTGACCCAATGGAGAGccaaaacccaccaccaccaccattattACTATTACCACCACCCCAAAACAACACTTTTACTACTACGACTAATCCTTTTCTCTTCAATATGTCCCCTCAAGATCATAATCAAGGTTTTTCTGACATTGATTGGGGCAACCTTTTTTGTGGCCAAAGCAGTTCCTCCTTGTTGCTTGATGGGGATTATCATGCTAATAAGGAAACTACGGGGATCGACCCGTGCGGTTCTTCGTCCGATTTTTTGATGATGAATGAAAGTGGAGGTGCTCAAGATTATCATCATGAGGGTGAGAAGGGAGGGAAGGAGAAAAGGATCAAAGTTGGGAGGGTGAAGAAGACGACAAAGGTCCCGAGGTTTGCGTTTCAGACGAGAAGCGTTGATGATATTTTGGATGATGGGTATCGCTGGAGGAAGTATGGGCAGAAAGCTGTGAAGAATAGCACGTATCCCAG AAGCTACTACCGTTGCACCCATCACACATGCAATGTGAAGAAACAAGTGCAAAGGCTATCCAAAGACACAAGCATTGTGGTGACAACTTACGAGGGAATTCACAACCATCCATGCGAGAAGCTCATGGAAACCCTAACCCCTCTCCTCAAGCAAATACAGTTCCTTGCTAGCTTGTAA